One Natrinema halophilum genomic window carries:
- a CDS encoding SulP family inorganic anion transporter: protein MATKRLKERIGRRFSSILPVVEWLPRYDTSWLRLDVVAGITVAASVIPEGLAYASLANLPPETGLYAGLMAVIAYFFLGTSRQVIMGPTSALAILLASSVGAVAGGTTASYASLVIVTTILVGVFAVIAWAFRLGFLVHFISGSVLTGFSAGAALYIMSTQFNKLFGIESNTSGTFFGQTFFGRIWDTGTHLAQTNPETLAVGGVGIVLLVLGERYVPRAPNALVVVVLSIVLVSVTNLQARGVDIVGSIPSGLPSLTVPTIPGISTVSSLVPVAGALFLLSYVEGISAIETFARRHDYRTDANQELLADGVANLAAGFGGGFVVGGSMSRSALNDAVGAKTQLTNAVVALVLVVVLLFLTDVFTLLPETILAAIVIVAVTGLIDTSAIRQLYRVSTGEFSIAMSALLGVLTVGLLWGVFVGVVLSLLVSISRVSRPSTHELGRIAGTDHFVSLDSYPAATTITDVFVYRVDAELFYANADRVRADILDRLAKRDSDVELVVFDLASSPTVDFGAAQMLAELQQKLESRGVDLRFAGADAEVVQMFETTGLAAKVGDTKPEKPVEDVIDRWRAERSS, encoded by the coding sequence GTGGCAACAAAACGCCTCAAAGAACGAATCGGCAGACGGTTTTCGTCGATTCTTCCGGTGGTAGAATGGCTTCCGCGATACGACACGTCGTGGCTCCGACTGGACGTCGTCGCGGGAATCACCGTCGCGGCGTCGGTCATTCCCGAAGGGTTAGCGTACGCGTCGCTGGCGAACCTGCCACCTGAGACCGGCTTGTACGCCGGTTTGATGGCCGTCATCGCCTACTTTTTCCTGGGCACTTCTCGGCAAGTCATCATGGGACCGACCTCAGCACTGGCAATCTTGCTCGCCAGTAGCGTCGGGGCTGTCGCGGGCGGAACAACCGCCTCCTACGCGTCGCTCGTTATTGTGACGACGATCCTCGTGGGCGTCTTCGCAGTTATCGCGTGGGCATTTCGGTTGGGGTTTCTCGTCCATTTCATCTCAGGATCAGTGCTCACGGGGTTTTCCGCCGGAGCGGCGCTGTACATCATGTCCACCCAATTCAACAAGCTGTTCGGTATCGAGAGCAACACGTCGGGTACCTTCTTCGGACAGACGTTCTTTGGGCGAATCTGGGACACCGGAACCCACCTCGCTCAGACGAACCCCGAGACCCTGGCCGTCGGCGGTGTCGGCATCGTGTTGCTCGTCCTCGGAGAACGGTACGTGCCGCGTGCACCGAACGCGCTCGTCGTCGTCGTCCTCTCTATCGTGCTCGTATCGGTCACGAATCTACAGGCCCGCGGTGTCGACATCGTCGGGTCGATTCCGAGCGGTCTCCCCTCGCTGACAGTGCCGACGATCCCCGGCATTTCGACGGTGAGTTCCCTCGTCCCCGTTGCTGGCGCGTTGTTCCTTCTTTCGTACGTCGAAGGTATCAGTGCAATCGAGACGTTTGCCAGACGTCACGACTACCGGACCGATGCCAATCAGGAGTTGCTAGCCGATGGCGTCGCCAACCTCGCTGCCGGCTTCGGTGGCGGATTCGTCGTCGGTGGAAGTATGTCTCGGTCGGCGCTCAACGACGCCGTCGGCGCCAAGACACAACTCACGAACGCCGTCGTCGCTCTCGTTCTCGTCGTCGTCTTGCTCTTTCTCACCGACGTGTTCACGCTCCTCCCGGAAACGATTCTCGCAGCGATCGTTATCGTTGCTGTTACAGGCCTTATCGACACGAGCGCGATCCGCCAACTGTACCGCGTGAGTACGGGCGAGTTTTCCATCGCAATGTCAGCCTTGCTCGGGGTGCTCACAGTGGGATTGCTCTGGGGCGTCTTCGTCGGCGTCGTCCTCTCGTTGCTGGTCTCGATTTCTCGCGTTAGTCGCCCGTCGACACACGAACTCGGTCGGATCGCCGGGACGGATCATTTCGTCTCTCTGGATTCGTATCCGGCAGCGACGACCATCACGGACGTGTTCGTCTACCGCGTCGACGCCGAACTGTTCTACGCGAACGCGGATCGGGTTCGGGCTGACATCCTCGACCGACTCGCGAAACGCGATTCTGACGTCGAACTGGTCGTCTTCGACCTCGCCTCGTCGCCGACGGTCGACTTCGGAGCCGCACAAATGCTGGCGGAATTGCAACAGAAACTCGAGTCACGGGGGGTCGATCTCCGTTTTGCGGGGGCGGACGCCGAAGTCGTACAGATGTTCGAAACGACGGGACTCGCGGCGAAGGTTGGCGACACGAAACCCGAGAAACCGGTCGAGGACGTCATCGACCGCTGGAGAGCGGAACGATCGTCCTAG
- a CDS encoding alpha/beta fold hydrolase, whose protein sequence is MSTWTNLYGALEANRPIENVGLQLRPRQRHRSVLSGCRYRNAGRFSSRLRDNHLSWFQQMPYYADRYRCLAPDQRLFGRSTDTSDGPGVDSYGADLTALLDHLEIAIVAVVGHSMEVARCFVRLSAPRPHRRTGSVRNPW, encoded by the coding sequence GTGTCAACATGGACCAACCTATATGGTGCTTTGGAAGCGAACCGTCCAATCGAGAATGTCGGGCTACAACTGCGTCCACGTCAACGACATCGATCTGTACTATCAGGATGTCGGTACCGGAACGCCGGTCGCTTTTCTTCACGGCTTCGGGACAATCACCTGTCCTGGTTCCAGCAAATGCCGTATTACGCCGACCGCTACCGGTGTCTCGCACCAGATCAACGACTGTTTGGCCGCTCCACCGACACGTCCGACGGTCCCGGAGTGGACTCGTACGGAGCCGACCTCACCGCGCTCCTCGATCACCTCGAGATAGCCATCGTAGCGGTGGTCGGACACTCGATGGAGGTGGCCCGCTGTTTCGTTCGCCTCTCAGCACCCAGACCGCACCGCCGCACTGGTTCTGTCCGGAACCCCTGGTGA
- a CDS encoding alpha/beta fold hydrolase → MSGTPGDLLPPDEHLSLIEEAEGSLPEIDPLTAELSFLSDAIADLNTDRPPEFTDGRPTLEGLPIDPSSLVAAAVPAYLIAGEADRFMPRAAIEAVAERLEGPDYAIVSGAGHSPNFERPERFNRLVGDFLDENSSF, encoded by the coding sequence CTGTCCGGAACCCCTGGTGACCTCCTTCCACCCGATGAGCATCTCAGCCTGATCGAGGAAGCGGAGGGCTCTCTCCCCGAAATCGATCCGCTCACCGCTGAGTTGTCGTTCCTGTCGGACGCGATCGCGGATCTGAATACGGATCGCCCGCCGGAGTTCACTGACGGACGGCCGACGCTCGAGGGACTGCCGATCGATCCGAGCAGTCTCGTCGCGGCGGCGGTTCCCGCGTACCTCATCGCGGGCGAAGCCGATCGGTTCATGCCTCGAGCGGCTATCGAGGCGGTGGCCGAGCGCCTCGAAGGACCTGATTACGCCATCGTGAGCGGCGCTGGCCACTCGCCGAACTTCGAACGACCGGAGAGGTTCAATCGACTTGTCGGTGACTTTCTCGACGAAAATAGCTCGTTCTGA
- a CDS encoding PHP domain-containing protein — translation MYTVDLHAHTRFFHGHRALGDRFDPLGVRLLTAMAARRGLDGVATTNHDYYTAFDSSSGVEPLPGIEITTDRGHVLVVGPNPPEATKPGALSPNEAVALAHDRDCAAIVAHPFRNSSVRELDDVPFDAIEVNGKHPRSRPLVEELAAERDLPLVGGSDAHYPFEVGRAYTVIEADQLTPGAVVDAIRDGRVNARVYRSWHDRLLRRGYRAIHDRKHVIDALEKPTPGVGRPPGED, via the coding sequence GTGTACACCGTCGATTTACACGCACACACGCGTTTCTTCCACGGACACCGAGCACTCGGTGATCGGTTCGACCCGCTTGGCGTCCGCCTGCTCACGGCGATGGCCGCCAGGCGCGGTCTCGACGGAGTCGCGACGACCAATCACGATTACTACACGGCGTTCGATTCATCCTCGGGCGTCGAACCGCTACCTGGTATCGAAATTACGACTGACCGCGGTCACGTCCTCGTCGTCGGGCCCAACCCGCCCGAAGCGACGAAGCCCGGGGCGCTCTCTCCGAACGAGGCAGTCGCACTGGCACACGACCGTGACTGCGCCGCGATCGTCGCACACCCGTTTCGAAACAGTTCGGTCAGGGAACTCGACGACGTTCCCTTCGACGCGATCGAGGTGAACGGGAAACACCCCCGATCGCGGCCGCTCGTCGAGGAACTGGCCGCGGAGCGCGACCTTCCACTGGTCGGCGGCAGCGACGCTCACTACCCGTTCGAGGTTGGACGAGCGTACACGGTGATCGAGGCCGATCAGCTCACGCCCGGGGCGGTCGTCGACGCGATCCGCGACGGTCGGGTGAATGCACGCGTCTACCGGTCGTGGCACGACCGGTTACTGCGACGTGGGTACAGAGCGATCCACGACCGCAAGCACGTGATCGACGCGCTCGAAAAGCCGACACCCGGCGTCGGACGGCCGCCGGGGGAGGACTGA
- a CDS encoding diacylglycerol/lipid kinase family protein produces MQSEGSTDGRVGDRVLVLNPVSGSGDHVKEVVERGTEHGFEIRKTEEDGDASRLAREAAPDADLIAAAGGDGTLNGVVNGLAAAGELETTTLAVIPAGTGNNFATNIGIQGIGHAFTVIEAGRRRSIDVGIANDRIFLNSCIGGITAEASSKTTPESKANLGVLAYVKNTFETMGSFDSLPLRVETARGPNGERTRAWEGRAMFVLIGNCRRFTGARTAQANVEDGLLEVTIVEDAAATDLLGDAAMQTLFGRDSNYIVRRRAPSLAIESRRDSVEYSLDGEMLKTETLRIETISRSLRIAVGDDYQPDPDDGLLP; encoded by the coding sequence ATGCAATCGGAGGGGTCGACCGACGGTCGGGTCGGCGACCGCGTTCTCGTCCTCAATCCCGTCAGCGGCAGCGGGGACCACGTCAAGGAGGTAGTCGAGCGGGGAACCGAACACGGTTTCGAGATTCGAAAAACGGAGGAAGACGGCGATGCGAGCCGGCTAGCCCGCGAGGCCGCTCCCGACGCGGACCTCATCGCCGCAGCCGGCGGGGACGGGACGCTCAACGGAGTCGTCAACGGACTCGCCGCCGCTGGCGAACTCGAGACGACGACCCTCGCCGTGATCCCGGCGGGAACTGGAAACAACTTCGCGACGAACATCGGTATCCAGGGAATCGGACACGCATTTACCGTCATCGAAGCGGGAAGGCGGCGGTCGATCGACGTCGGGATCGCGAACGATCGCATCTTCCTCAATTCCTGCATCGGCGGCATTACCGCCGAAGCAAGCAGCAAGACGACGCCGGAGAGCAAGGCGAATCTCGGCGTTCTCGCGTACGTCAAGAACACCTTCGAGACGATGGGGTCGTTCGATTCGCTCCCGCTCCGAGTGGAAACGGCTCGAGGACCGAACGGGGAACGAACCCGGGCCTGGGAAGGGAGAGCCATGTTCGTCCTGATCGGGAACTGTCGACGGTTTACCGGCGCGCGAACGGCGCAGGCCAACGTCGAAGACGGCTTGCTCGAGGTGACCATCGTCGAAGATGCCGCGGCCACGGACCTCCTCGGCGATGCGGCCATGCAGACGTTGTTCGGACGCGATAGCAATTACATCGTTCGCCGACGAGCGCCGTCGCTTGCGATCGAGAGCAGACGGGATTCCGTCGAGTACAGCCTCGACGGCGAGATGCTCAAAACCGAAACACTGCGCATCGAGACGATCTCACGATCGCTCAGGATCGCCGTCGGCGACGATTACCAGCCCGATCCGGACGACGGATTGCTTCCGTAA
- a CDS encoding NUDIX hydrolase: MSTPQEDLQHENAGQDVIAVDADDTELELVNRLEAHTGDGIRHRAFTSLVFDGEGNILLAQRAPDKRLWGTYWDGTVASHPVEGQTQEEATRERLEEELGITPAQYDDLQLTDRFEYKRYFENEGVEHEVCAVLKLTLSDRSLEPNEEEVAGWMWVPYERLHAHPEWYRQLRLCPWFEIAMRRDTQ, from the coding sequence ATGAGCACTCCCCAGGAGGACCTACAACACGAAAATGCGGGACAGGACGTGATCGCCGTCGACGCTGACGACACCGAACTCGAGTTGGTCAACCGACTCGAGGCCCACACCGGCGACGGCATCCGCCACCGCGCGTTTACTTCGCTCGTCTTCGACGGTGAGGGGAACATTTTGCTCGCCCAGCGCGCGCCGGACAAGCGCCTCTGGGGGACTTACTGGGACGGCACCGTTGCCTCCCATCCGGTCGAGGGCCAGACTCAGGAGGAGGCGACTCGAGAGCGCCTCGAGGAGGAACTGGGAATTACGCCCGCCCAGTACGACGACCTGCAGTTGACCGATCGATTCGAGTACAAGCGCTACTTCGAAAACGAAGGCGTCGAACACGAGGTCTGTGCCGTCCTCAAACTGACGCTGTCCGACCGAAGTCTCGAGCCAAACGAGGAGGAAGTCGCCGGATGGATGTGGGTTCCCTACGAGCGACTTCACGCGCACCCGGAGTGGTACCGCCAACTTCGACTCTGCCCGTGGTTCGAGATCGCCATGCGCCGAGACACCCAGTAA